In the Ipomoea triloba cultivar NCNSP0323 chromosome 6, ASM357664v1 genome, one interval contains:
- the LOC116022729 gene encoding protein NRT1/ PTR FAMILY 1.2-like — translation MENFSDEKGEMAGEQQPLLETSAPQPQGGGLRTLPFIAGNLALTNMVTSGLAPNMILYLMREYQMDMASGSNVLYWWNAASNITPVIGAFMADSFVGRFQIITMGSVISLVGMFLFWLTTVIPQARPPPCLDSNNTCSSATAVQLFLLFTSFILVSIGSGGVKSSSLAFGVDQLKNIRKNEGVKMERYFGWYYAITIVSALVAMTCLVYIQENMGWEIGFGVLLLLMLCAAVLIFLGSPFYVKPKPKGSLITGLIQVIVASYRKRSLLLSSGNGGITYHQEGTMLRLPSETLRFLNKACIIQDPHQDLNSDGKAADPWSLCTVDQVEELKAILKVIPIWVTGVIMSINICQGSFDTLQATTVDRHIIGSSFEIPVGSLAIFAFVAVVIWFVLYERAIIPIASRVMRKPVRFSTKTRMGCGIFVSFLSVVVAAVVETVRRSLANKEGYSEEPEGIIKMSVLWLVPHLMLVGFAEAMNAVAQNEFFVSEFPQSMASIASNLLGLGSAAGSVAASFLMSAINDMTEGGESGSWISSNINKGHYDYYNWILAGLSMANMLLFLFCSRAYGPCRGENDLNAVVEVEAS, via the exons ATGGAAAATTTCTCAGACGAAAAGGGGGAGATGGCCGGTGAGCAGCAGCCTCTCTTGGAGACTTCCGCTCCTCAGCCTCAGGGTGGTGGCTTAAGAACTCTGCCCTTCATTGctg GAAATTTGGCATTGACCAATATGGTGACTAGTGGGTTAGCTCCCAACATGATTCTGTATCTGATGAGGGAGTATCAAATGGATATGGCTAGTGGATCCAATGTACTGTATTGGTGGAATGCAGCTTCTAATATCACCCCTGTTATCGGAGCTTTTATGGCAGATTCTTTTGTGGGCCGGTTTCAAATAATTACAATGGGATCTGTTATTAGCCTTGTG GGAATGTTTCTCTTTTGGCTAACAACTGTTATACCGCAAGCAAGGCCCCCTCCTTGCTTGGATTCAAACAACACTTGCAGTTCTGCAACAGCGGtccaactttttcttttgtttaccTCTTTTATTCTTGTGTCCATTGGTTCTGGAGGGGTAAAATCTTCTTCATTGGCGTTTGGTGTTGATCAGTTAAAGAATATCCGGAAGAATGAGGGTGTAAAGATGGAGAGATACTTTGGCTGGTACTATGCTATTACAATAGTGTCGGCCCTCGTTGCCATGACTTGTCTGGTTTATATCCAAGAGAACATGGGGTGGGAGATCGGCTTTGGAGTTCTTCTTTTGCTTATGCTCTGTGCTGCTGTTTTAATCTTTCTGGGTTCCCCTTTCTATGTGAAACCAAAGCCCAAAGGAAGCTTAATCACAGGGTTAATTCAAGTGATTGTAGCTTCTTACAGAAAGAGAAGTCTCCTGCTTTCATCTGGCAATGGAGGTATAACATACCATCAAGAAGGTACCATGTTACGTCTCCCAAGTGAAACACTGAG GTTTCTTAATAAAGCTTGCATCATACAAGACCCCCATCAAGACTTGAACTCAGATGGAAAAGCAGCAGATCCATGGAGTCTTTGTACAGTAGATCAAGTAGAGGAGCTGAAAGCAATCCTAAAGGTTATCCCAATCTGGGTTACTGGTGTTATAATGAGCATAAATATCTGCCAAGGTTCTTTTGACACCCTTCAAGCCACCACTGTGGATCGCCATATAATAGGCTCGAGCTTTGAAATTCCAGTAGGCTCCTTGGCAATTTTCGCATTCGTTGCTGTGGTAATTTGGTTTGTGTTATACGAACGAGCTATTATACCCATTGCTTCGAGAGTCATGAGAAAGCCGGTTCGTTTCAGTACGAAGACAAGAATGGGATGTGGGATCTTTGTATCTTTCCTGTCCGTGGTGGTGGCAGCTGTTGTGGAGACTGTTAGGCGAAGCCTTGCAAATAAGGAAGGATACTCGGAGGAGCCAGAGGGCATAATCAAGATGTCAGTATTGTGGCTAGTGCCGCACTTGATGCTTGTAGGCTTTGCAGAGGCCATGAATGCAGTTGCTCAAAACGAGTTCTTCGTATCAGAGTTCCCCCAAAGCATGGCGAGCATAGCGTCCAATCTTCTCGGACTAGGCTCCGCTGCAGGGAGCGTGGCGGCCAGCTTTCTGATGAGTGCTATCAACGACATGACTGAAGGAGGTGAAAGCGGGAGCTGGATATCCAGCAACATAAACAAGGGTCACTACGACTACTACAACTGGATTCTTGCCGGGTTAAGCATGGCTAATATGTTGCTTTTCTTGTTTTGTAGCCGGGCTTATGGCCCCTGCCGGGGAGAGAATGACCTAAACGCTGTTGTAGAAGTAGAGGCGTCCTAA